Proteins encoded together in one Drosophila albomicans strain 15112-1751.03 chromosome 2R, ASM965048v2, whole genome shotgun sequence window:
- the LOC117575255 gene encoding fibroblast growth factor receptor homolog 1 — MRGGSNSWCCNVASIMTRCMLLLLILQFHVLTTLARRTPTAVATSSSSQEMSRDYDGIAPSLPSLPNATQSVNNINNADEDAIDGDDDDKLSGAPSGGSGNENAKQFAPRFKNPKKLRTLYTLPSGATLSLNCLAPGNPEPNITWYRQHSANWSRTYGIYRKTRWGITMEDLVPEDSSQYTCKVCNPLGCVSHVMNVMVSDRVNHKPILLKGPANLTLMINESGQMECKYLSDLTSKKAWIFVPCNNTNDCSMNRTVIASDVDILYFKNVTLEQEGWYTCTESNSLGQATNQAYLRVVRSREVNMGSVMRNMLTVGIIVIVMLILFCVFFVTYAVRKMKHERLLKQRIETVHQWTKKVIIYKPSSGGDSSGSMDTMIMPVVRIEKQRTTVLQSGNEPVPFNEYEFPLDSNWELSRGQLVLGATLGEGAFGRVVMAEVNNAIVAVKMVKEGHTDDDIASLVREMEVMKIIGRHINIINLLGCCSQSGPLYVIVEYAPHGNLKDFLYKNRPLTKEQLEGSHSPPLAPPQHIITEKDLIKFAHQIARGMDYLASRRCIHRDLAARNVLVSDDYVLKIADFGLARDIQSTDYYRKNTNGRLPIKWMAPESLQEKFYDSQSDVWSYGILLWEIMTFGGQPYPAIMSAEELYSYLMSGQRMEKPAKCSMNIYILMRQCWHFDASARPPFTEIVEYMDKLLQAKEEYLDVDIANLETPPSTSDEEEEEDGSDMEQSRYHY, encoded by the coding sequence atgcgtggcggcagcaacagttggTGCTGCAACGTTGCCAGCATCATGACACGCtgcatgttgctgttgctgatctTGCAATTCCATGTCCTGACAACGCTCGCAAGACGAACGCCAACCGCCGTcgccacatcatcatcatcacaggAGATGAGCCGGGATTACGATGGCATTGCGCCGTCGTTGCCTTCATTGCCGAATGCCACACAAAGTgtcaacaacattaacaacgcTGATGAGGATGCCATcgatggcgatgatgatgacaagtTGAGTGGTGCCCCAAGtggtggcagtggcaatgAGAATGCCAAACAGTTTGCTCCTCGCTTTAAGAATCCCAAAAAACTAAGAACACTCTACACCCTACCATCCGGTGCAACGCTATCGTTAAATTGTTTGGCTCCCGGCAATCCAGAACCTAACATCACCTGGTATCGTCAGCACAGCGCCAACTGGTCACGCACCTACGGCATCTATCGCAAAACACGTTGGGGCATCACGATGGAGGATCTGGTGCCGGAGGATTCGAGTCAATATACGTGCAAGGTGTGCAATCCTTTGGGCTGCGTCAGTCATGTGATGAACGTGATGGTCAGCGATCGTGTCAATCACAAACCCATTCTCCTCAAAGGTCCCGCCAATCTAACGCTGATGATCAACGAAAGCGGTCAAATGGAGTGCAAGTACCTATCGGATTTGACCAGCAAAAAGGCGTGGATATTTGTGCCCTGCAACAACACCAACGATTGCAGCATGAATCGCACGGTTATTGCCTCCGATGTCGATATACTGTACTTCAAAAATGTCACGCTGGAGCAGGAGGGCTGGTACACGTGCACCGAGAGCAATAGCCTGGGTCAGGCTACCAATCAGGCGTATTTGCGTGTGGTGCGCAGTCGTGAGGTCAACATGGGCAGTGTGATGCGCAATATGCTGACGGTGGGCATCATTGTCATCGTGATGTTGATCCTGTTTTGCGTGTTCTTCGTCACGTATGCGGTGCGCAAGATGAAGCACGAAAGGTTGCTCAAGCAACGCATCGAAACTGTGCATCAGTGGACAAAGAAAGTCATCATATATAAGCCATCGAGTGGCGGTGACTCGAGTGGCTCCATGGACACCATGATTATGCCGGTGGTGCGCATTGAGAAGCAACGAACAACCGTGTTGCAGAGTGGCAATGAACCGGTGCCCTTCAATGAATATGAATTCCCCCTGGATTCGAATTGGGAACTGTCTCGTGGTCAACTTGTCCTAGGCGCCACACTGGGCGAAGGAGCTTTTGGTCGCGTAGTCATGGCTGAGGTGAACAATGCCATTGTGGCTGTGAAGATGGTGAAAGAGGGACACACGGATGATGATATTGCCAGCTTGGTGCGTGAAATGGAAGTGATGAAGATCATTGGACGGCACATCAACATTATCAATCTGCTCGGCTGCTGCAGTCAAAGTGGACCGCTCTATGTGATTGTGGAGTATGCACCGCATGGCAATCTCAAGGATTTCCTCTACAAGAATCGTCCGCTGACCAAGGAACAGCTGGAGGGGTCACACTCCCCGCCTCTTGCACCGCCACAGCACATCATCACCGAGAAGGATCTGATCAAGTTTGCCCATCAAATTGCCCGTGGCATGGACTATTTGGCCTCCAGGCGTTGCATTCATCGTGATTTGGCGGCACGTAATGTTTTGGTTAGCGATGATTATGTGCTGAAGATTGCGGACTTTGGTCTGGCTCGGGATATTCAGAGCACAGATTACTATCGCAAGAACACGAACGGTCGTCTGCCCATCAAATGGATGGCGCCCGAATCGCTGCAGGAGAAATTCTACGATTCGCAGAGTGATGTCTGGTCCTATGGCATATTGTTGTGGGAGATTATGACATTTGGGGGCCAACCCTATCCGGCTATTATGTCCGCCGAGGAGCTCTACAGTTATCTGATGTCTGGTCAGCGCATGGAGAAGCCAGCGAAGTGCTCGATGAACATTTACATTCTGATGCGACAGTGTTGGCATTTTGATGCCAGCGCTCGGCCGCCGTTTACGGAGATTGTCGAGTACATGGACAAGCTGCTGCAGGCCAAAGAGGAGTATCTGGATGTGGACATTGCCAATCTGGAGACACCGCCCTCGACCAGtgatgaggaggaggaagaggatgGCTCCGATATGGAGCAATCGCGCTATCATTATTAA